Proteins encoded together in one Vigna angularis cultivar LongXiaoDou No.4 chromosome 5, ASM1680809v1, whole genome shotgun sequence window:
- the LOC108339728 gene encoding coatomer subunit delta, with the protein MVVLAASIVSKSGKVLVSRQFVDMSRIRIEGLLAAFPKLVGTRKQHTFFETENVRYVYQPIEALYLLIITNKSSNILEDLATLRLLSRLVPEYSYSLDEEGICEHAFELIFAFDEVISLGHKENVTVVQVKNYCEMESHEEKLHKLVMQSKINETKDVMKRKASEIDKSKVEKNKGDKGGFGPLQSLGSGKIENSLSDLSISSSGTAFGSGSGLGFSSDVDSFPTKSKGRPTSSATAPPKGLGMKLGKSQKANQFLESLKAEGEVFLEDVQPKLGQSQAAAPPPTDPITLTVEEKLNATLKRDGGIGNFDVQGTMSLQIRSKEDGHIQVQVQTGENQAIIFKTHPNMNKELFANENILGLKDPNRPFPTGQTGGSEGVGLLKWRMQSTDESMVPLTINCWPTTSGNNTSVSIEYEASSMFDLRDVLISVPLPSLREAPSVNQIDGEWRYESRNSLLEWSILLIDNSNRSGSMEFVVPQADASAFFPIYIHFMATDTFSKLKVTNTIPLKGGNPPKFFQRTQLITENYMVV; encoded by the exons ATG GTTGTCCTTGCTGCATCCATTGTGAGCAAATCTGGAAAAG TGCTAGTTTCTAGACAGTTTGTGGACATGTCTCGTATCAGAATTGAGGGTCTTCTAGCAGCATTTCCCAAGTTGGTAGGCACCAGAAAGCAGCACACATTTTTTGAGACGGAGAATGTACGCTATGTTTACCAGCCAATAGAAGCACTCTATCTACTTATTATAACAAACAAAAGTAGCAACATACTGGAAGATTTGGCAACTCTGAGACTCCTCTCCAGACTT GTGCCTGAATATTCTTACTCCCTCGATGAAGAGGGTATTTGCGAACATGCATTTGAGTTGATTTTTGCATTTGATGAAGTCATCTCTCTTGGGCACAAGGAAAATGTGACTGTTGTACAAGTTAAGAACTACTGTGAGATGGAGAGTCATGAAGAGAAACTGCACAAACTTGTTATGCAGAGCAAAATCAATGAAACTAAGGATGTTATGAAGCGGAAAGCTAGTGAGATTGATAAAAGCAAG GTTGAAAAGAACAAAGGGGATAAAGGGGGATTTGGTCCCTTACAGTCACTAGGCtctggaaaaattgaaaatagccTTAGTGATTTGAGCATATCTAGCAGCGGAACTGCTTTTGGAAGTGGCTCTGGTCTCGGATTTAGTTCTGATGTTGATTCCTTTCCTACCAAGTCTAAAG GTCGTCCTACATCATCTGCTACTGCTCCACCAAAAGGTCTTGGAATGAAGCTTGGTAAATCCCAAAAGGCAAATCAGTTTTTGGAATCATTGAAAGCAGAAGGTGAGGTCTTTCTTGAAGATGTTCAGCCAAAACTTGGCCAGTCTCAGGCAGCTGCCCCACCACCTACGGATCCCATCACTTTAACTGTTGAAGAGAAACTAAATGCGACACTAAAGCGAGACGGTGGAATCGGTAATTTTGATGTTCAAGGCACAATGTCCCTCCAAATTCGCAGCAAAGAGGATGGACATATTCAAGTTCAG GTCCAGACTGGTGAGAATCAAGCCATTATTTTCAAGACACACCCCAACATGAATAAAGAATTATTTGCCAATGAAAATATACTAGGCCTAAAGGATCCCAATAGACCTTTCCCCACTGGTCAAACTGGTGGTTCTGAAGGTGTCGGTCTCTTAAAGTGGAGAATGCAAAGCACTGATGAATCAATGGTACCGCTGACAA TCAACTGCTGGCCTACTACTTCTGGAAACAATACTTCTGTCAGCATCGAGTATGAGGCTTCTTCAATGTTTGATTTGCGGGATGTTTTGATTTCAGTACCTCTTCCATCTCTTCGGGAAGCACCATCTGTTAACCAGATTGATGGGGAATGGAG GTATGAGTCCAGGAATTCCCTTTTAGAGTGGTCTATCCTTCTGATTGATAATTCAAACCGCAG TGGATCAATGGAATTTGTTGTTCCGCAAGCTGATGCATCAGCATTCTTCCccatttacattcattttatgGCAACAGATACATTTAGCAAACTGAAG GTCACCAACACCATACCGCTAAAGGGTGGTAATCCTCCTAAATTTTTTCAGCGGACACAGTTGATCACAGAAAACTACATGGTTGTGTGA